The following DNA comes from Fundulus heteroclitus isolate FHET01 chromosome 1, MU-UCD_Fhet_4.1, whole genome shotgun sequence.
tattttcgccccttcccaaaattacttcaacagaaggtttccagatggatatgcggagcaaatccatctggcggagtcaggttagcgcATTTCCTCACCATTTGAGATTCTCTTTCTCCTCTGTAAAGCCTGCCCCTGCAAGAGTGGCCGTAGTCTCGCTCAGGTAGCCAACAAAGTAGTTGCTGAAGTGGAAGGACGCCGTGTTCTCATATGCCAGCAGCCACCTAATGCACAGACACCACCAGAAACAGATAAGTTGTTGCTATGATCCCATTATAGCTGCAATCCAACTTTATGGATTATACAAAAGGAATAAAAAGGACATACTTGGCCAAAGAACCTCTaggaaaacatgaggaaaaaagagaacaatATTAGATATGTTACATTCCCAgaaatgcttttttcttttttggtcatTTCTTGTGATGATTTATGTCTCACCAAGTTATTCAAGTAGATGAAATGGAAAATGAGAGGGTGGAAAACGTGTCCTGGTTCATATACAGCTGCacagagagggagggggggcgggggtAGGAACAGGCATGCAGGTAAAGCTTTTACACACAGTAAGCAAAACAACCATGCAACTGAAGTGTGAAAACTCTGGGGAAACATGTCTTATAATGATGGCAGTGATCAGGAGAGCTCTGAGTCGTTACCTACCTGATCTTCCTCCTCTTTTTGCTTAAAACACATAACGAGACGTAAGCGTTAGCTCACAGAAAACTCAAGCTGGACCTCGTTTAAACAACCCTCCGTGTCTCCCTCACCTTCGGAGCAGCTTGTCTCCGTAGACGGGGATGAAGTATGGGAAGAGGTAGGGAGCCACGCAGTTGGAAACGACAAGGCAGATCTGGCTCTTCACCCAGCTAACGGACACTTTTAACAGCCACCCTAAGCTCTGAGGAGAAGACATGAAAGCACAAACCAAGAGTAAATAACTGAGCTCAGGATCTACTATTGCTTGTAAAAGCATTCATACCGCTACGCCTCattatattttgtcacattacaaatcACTAATTcagtctttcccattttgattGTTGCTGATAAAACAACACAACGTTTTTGCTTCATTTTGAAATGTGAGGGGAAAAGTACGTggttgtaaatatttttaaaattgaacTCTTAAAAGTGTGATTTGTATGTGTATTCAGCCTCTCTGAGTTAATCGTTTGTAGAACCAACACTTCCTGCGTTTTCCACTTAGCCACAGCCCAACGTCACGTATAAACGTAGATCTTAAAATCATCTGCAATGCCTGAAAAGAAATCCCATCATATTACACATCCTGGTCATTgtgaagttattaaaaatggtttaaatgtcatgatttaggttctTGGTTTGGACTTTCTGGACTAAATTTCCACTCTTTGCTCCACTCCTCTCAGCCATCTGttactatccaatcagctcagtcacctcCCAGCCACTACTCAGCACTAGATCAGCCCCACCTGCTGCCAATAATTGGTCCCAACTCTACTCACCTGTCACCCTGCctttatatacctgcctcactcatccACTTCCTGCTAGAAGGCCTTGTCCAGTTACATGCATGTGTTTCTTTTCCCGGAATCTTCTTGTTGCTTAGTGTGATTATTCTTTGAACCTACTCCCGTCCTAGTGGGTGTATACTAGTGCTTTTGTGCATCGCCTGGTGAAGGTACTCCTGGATTCTTCGTGCTTCGCTCTGCGTCACTGGGAACTATCTGttagtgatggcgagatgaagctTCATGAAGCATTGAAGCGTTCAATCCAATTGGTTCACTCACGTGTCGAAGCTTCAGGGTGCTTCATTTGCTCTATTGTGCCATCAAGTGGACATTAAATGTAAAACGTGTAGTGTGAATATAATGAGACTGGCTTTGGTGTCTAAAGCACTGAATCAATGTTGGTGATGCTTATACATAGACTATAAACTTTTATATGGTGTCTGTCTTTATGATACAATGACAGGGTCAAAATGAAAAGTGCAAAAAAGGGAGAGAGTTTTCATGTGAATATGCTTGTGTTATTTTTTGACTGCTGACACAgtcagcattttattcatttatatttaaaaacaataacttatCCACAGTACTCAGCTTCAGACGGTTTCTTTCCCAAGTACACAAAATGTGAAGGGGGATTTTTGCATTTTGCTGGCCCTTATATTTGAAATAAACCGCCAAACCCaatgagctatataatacactggagtgctgattttgccgaatcactggccgccatcttgctactccctactctcacagaatcccgtaggatttggttgcaacaacaagcagttttctggctgtgtgaaaacgtttcacaggtaattctacagtcagtggatgtactaacactatcgactactaggaaattaggtgctgaaatattttacatgttatttatattaaatatttatatatatatatatatatatatatatatatatatatatatatatatatatatatatatatatatatatatatatatatatatatataatcaccACATACGTCATTGAtacaagcctcgatacgcgctttacaGAAATCATCCTggattactcgacacacgcttCGAAGCCTCGATACGGAGGGACACATGACTACTATCTGCTACTCCCGGTCAGTTTAGTTACCCCTGGATTATTATATTCAAATCAGCCTCAATTAACTTTCCAAACGTACTCTGGGTCAGTTTGAACATCGGGTTCGTACTTGTAATCTTTACATTAAATAATACTTGTCAATCGAATAGACTATTGCAACATCCAAATAAAATCTGGTTTAATCGTATCTTTAGATACAGAGAAGGCTTTCTATTTGCTACCTTACATTAATTTGAATTTGGACCCATTTTGAGTCATGTATCAGAATACCATGTAACTCACTAAATGCTtgtgtgaaaacaaatgatTGGATTTCTCAGAGCTTCAGTCTTGATCGAAGCCCCGGACAGGACTGTTTGCTATATTCACTGAACCACTGGTGGTTTGTTTGACTTCCATATATTTATAGAAGTCAAACTGCTAACAGAATACACAAAATGCGTTTATTATGCAGATGATGTGTTGgtttttctgaaaaatgaaAACCCCTCTCTTAGACACACAataaccctaataaataaattctCAACTATTTTAGATTATTCTTCAAGGCCCTTCCTGTCTCCTCTTCAACCATTCCTTTACAGATGGGAAACATCAGGTACCTGGGCATCAGTATTTCTAACAAGTTGAATGAGCTGACAATTAAATTATATCTCAATTACTCAAATTAACGGGAGACAACCTCATGTGGTTGAGAACTCTCCCTTCCTCATCTGTGGGAATAATGtctgtaattaaaataaaagtcccCGTGGACAATAAACATTATCTTCTCTATGGTTCCAGTTAAACCACCCCAGACTTTATTCAATAGTTTAAGTTCTGTCATATATAAATATCCAAGGACATCTAAACCTCAATGTGTATATTTAAAAGCTTTACAAAGGGCTAAAATTTTAGGAGCATTGGAACTTCCAAAACTTTTATAAATATTTCCATACATATTTACCATTTATCTTAAAAGAGATTTCGAAAAAGATCTTAGTCGACTTTCTATCGATTAAAAATCGATCAAAAGAGATGTAAGGAAATCCATATCTTAGATATTCCAATTATCAGCCCTTTAAGCAGTGTAGCACTTTTAAAAGCATCAATATCAATACATCTGACACCCTGTTGGGAATATCTCAAAATGAATTGGTCTTCAATTCTGCTAAATAAAAGGGCTCCTAACGTTTCAACATGGAACAGTAAAGGAATAAATAACTTCTAGCAGGAGTTCCCAAAGTATGGGTCGGGACCCCTAGAGGGGCCACGAGATAAAAGATTTAGCATTTCCTTATTTGGGAAACGATATCAAAGTGTCCCTTTGCAAGATGCTccacattcctcattttaacgcAAGGGGAtggtttccctttttttttttttgtaggagttcctaaaaaaaaaaaaaaaaaatttacttcttgtaattttatgactttattcttatgatttcccattaaaaaaaaaaacaaaagctcaaAAAAGCACCCTCAACAAAATGGGGTTGCCAGTCTCTGGCAGTGTTAATCTGGGGGCcacaggctgaaaagtttggaagCCCTTGATTTAGATGATATACCTAATTGAAATGATTTCCTACCTTTCAATGTTTTACAAGATTTATATGtcattgataaaaataaatccagtcCAAATTTAAGATTAAACAAACACTGAACTTCCTGTAGTAATAACTAGCTTTCATAAACTTCAACCCCTAAACTTACTCTCCAAATCGtacataaaatgttgaaaatttaACAATCGCACTTGCTATCAGTAAATAGGACGATTATCTTCTAGTacaatttgtttctttttttttttacttttgctgtaTAATTCTGCACAAATGCACCGCAAAAAAATTACTCACCTTCAGCTTATACAATACAAAACCCTTGATAGAAATcatgacagagaacaaagaTTGTTCCACATGGGTTTCCAGCTCACTAACATGTCCAAACTGCATGGGAGATTTACCTGAAGACTTTCTATAATGCTCACTGGTGCTGTCGACGTCTTTTGACTAAAAGTTTGTGAAGACCTATCAACATGCACAGAGTACACTGTCCCAGTCTGACCCTCACCTTGCCTTCTATGTGACGTTGCAAATGTGGAAACTCAGCTTCCACAACTCAGAAAGTCAAAATCTACTTTTGcccattctttgcaaaacagctcaaactctGTCAGACTGAAACATTAATTTAGTGTAAAAAGGGGCTGAATCCAAACACATAccacacttaaaatatatttttttaaagttgaaaactatgtatgtataattttcccaataaaatccatttaaaGTTTGCGGTTGTTCAGAGGCTACACTTTTGGACGGATtgcatttacttatttttttgtgtgtaaagtGGCCTTGACATGATATACATTGTGAATTTGTGCTatgtaaatacatttagttACATTGAATCAACTTTCTATACTTGCTTCATCCTGTTCAGGGTTCAATAAGTATCCATAGGGTTAAATCCTCTAACAGAGCCTTAGAATATGTTTCTTCAACAAAGGTGACCTCATTTTCCTACACACATGGTTCAGTACATCAAACTTACCAACTTACGTCCCTCTAGAGCTTCTTTGTAGCTGTTGAAGCTGATCcagggcccaaagatgaccgtGCCCACAAAGTAAATATAGCCCATGAACTCAATGGGTGAGGGGACATTGGTCACAACGCCTCTGTCCAGATCAAAGGCCAGGGAGATGGCCTTCATGGCAACCACCATCTGTGAACCTACACAACAGACGTTATCAATCACAACTGGAAAATTATCTCTCATTATCAAAAATAAACTGGCTCTGTATCACCTCTCATTTTGTGCCAGTTGGTGGTATCCATCATGTGCAGCTCCCTGATCAAGACagagtaaaaacattttaatgtgcacGTAATTCCTGCAACCTTGTGAAAGTTCACGTTTAAACGGCCACTTATTGTGAAACGCGGATATTTCGGGGGATCGGAAGACGACTCTTTTACCCGAGGAGCAGGTAGATGAGCACCGTTATGGACAGGAAGGTTCCTCGGATAGTCGAGTGGCGGcacaggaagaggaagaggtaGCAGAGAAGGCTGAGGAGGACGACCCAGATCATGTGGAGCTCAAAGAACAGATAGAGGGTGTAGAAACCTCCCGCCACCGTGCACAGGTGCTTCACAAAGGAGGGGAGACCTGACGGAGCAAGTTTTAA
Coding sequences within:
- the LOC105935193 gene encoding protein-serine O-palmitoleoyltransferase porcupine, encoding MGVFSRQRFFQELAHGCLLPTAQQGLEQVWQLLVICLMCRLLWMLGLPSFVKHLCTVAGGFYTLYLFFELHMIWVVLLSLLCYLFLFLCRHSTIRGTFLSITVLIYLLLGELHMMDTTNWHKMRGSQMVVAMKAISLAFDLDRGVVTNVPSPIEFMGYIYFVGTVIFGPWISFNSYKEALEGRKLSLGWLLKVSVSWVKSQICLVVSNCVAPYLFPYFIPVYGDKLLRSKKRRKIRGSLAKWLLAYENTASFHFSNYFVGYLSETTATLAGAGFTEEKENLKWDLSVSKPLNIEFPRSMVEVVTSWNVPMSRFLHTYVFKSALKFGTFTAIMVTYIASALLHGLSFHLGAVLISLGFITYVEHVLRKRLAAIFNACVLSRKCPPSCSHQNKKKLWVYMINIAFSALALLHLTYLGSVFNSSVDYMEEDEDDITHHTIQKWSELSWTSHWATFGCWIFYRLIL